One genomic region from Armatimonadota bacterium encodes:
- a CDS encoding response regulator — MGSEVIYGQGERRMAGEMRSGQKILIIDDNEAVVTTLRVLLEREGFEVVSGCTCREGMLLAAENSPDIILLDWILPDGEGPTLISTLKELCSAPCIMITAQDTHRHCVEALEAGCDDFVSKPIRPHELLLRVNRLLKIRYGDSEAKGGQ, encoded by the coding sequence ATGGGCTCCGAGGTGATCTATGGCCAGGGGGAACGGCGTATGGCCGGCGAGATGCGAAGCGGCCAGAAGATACTCATCATTGACGACAACGAGGCAGTAGTAACAACCCTCAGAGTCTTGCTTGAGCGCGAAGGCTTCGAAGTCGTCTCGGGCTGCACTTGCCGCGAGGGTATGTTACTGGCGGCCGAGAACTCGCCCGATATTATCTTGCTTGACTGGATTCTCCCTGACGGCGAGGGACCAACCCTCATCAGCACCCTCAAGGAACTCTGCAGCGCGCCATGCATCATGATCACGGCGCAGGATACTCATCGCCATTGCGTGGAAGCTCTGGAGGCGGGCTGCGACGACTTCGTCTCAAAGCCCATCCGGCCCCATGAGTTGCTCTTGAGGGTCAACCGTCTGCTGAAGATACGATACGGGGACAGCGAAGCGAAGGGCGGTCAGTAG
- the glmU gene encoding bifunctional UDP-N-acetylglucosamine diphosphorylase/glucosamine-1-phosphate N-acetyltransferase GlmU — MAALACVVLAAGEGKRFNSKFPKPLQRLCGRTLMDHVLAPLEALEPDRIVIVVGSGREQIYEVLRDRRLEFAVQEEPLGTGHAALCAEELLRDFEGTMLVTCADIPLVSRATLQRLVDAHRARRATATILTANMADPTGYGRIVRSRDGRVRAIVEHRDATDEIRQIQEINAGIYCFDARRAFEELHQVKPDNVQGEYYLPDVIARLVAGGDVVTAVLAENSREVIGINTREQLAQAEQIARDRARMALLESGVTLMDPATVYADEGVRAGRDTIIGPGVLLLGDTVIGEDCEIGPYAQLRDCKLGNGVKVFQGAVVTDSVIADHCIVGPYCNIRSNSEVGTGSHVGSFVEVVRGKLGPGVKNLHFGYLGDAEIKAGVNIGAGTITCNFDGVNKHHTVIEENAFIGSDSVLIAPVNIGEGAFVAAGSVITDDVPPGGLGIARGRQSNKENWTHPALRPQDEEQEPES; from the coding sequence TTGGCTGCTCTTGCCTGCGTCGTGCTTGCCGCCGGGGAAGGTAAGCGCTTCAACTCCAAGTTCCCCAAGCCTTTGCAGCGCCTGTGCGGGCGCACGTTGATGGACCATGTGCTGGCGCCGCTGGAAGCCCTCGAACCAGACCGCATTGTCATTGTCGTGGGCAGCGGACGGGAGCAGATCTACGAGGTGCTGCGCGATCGCCGCCTGGAGTTCGCGGTCCAGGAAGAACCGCTGGGCACCGGCCATGCTGCGCTTTGCGCTGAGGAGCTCCTGCGTGACTTTGAGGGCACCATGCTGGTCACCTGCGCGGATATCCCACTGGTGAGCCGGGCCACGCTCCAGCGCCTGGTAGATGCCCACCGCGCGCGCAGGGCCACCGCGACGATCCTCACCGCGAACATGGCCGACCCCACCGGGTATGGCCGCATTGTGCGCTCCCGGGATGGCCGCGTCAGGGCAATCGTCGAACATCGCGACGCCACTGACGAAATCCGGCAGATCCAGGAGATCAATGCGGGTATCTACTGCTTCGACGCGCGCCGCGCTTTCGAGGAACTCCACCAGGTCAAGCCCGACAATGTGCAGGGCGAGTACTACCTGCCCGATGTCATCGCGCGCCTGGTTGCGGGTGGCGACGTGGTCACGGCTGTCCTCGCGGAAAACTCCCGGGAAGTTATCGGAATCAATACCCGCGAACAACTGGCGCAGGCCGAACAGATCGCCCGCGACCGCGCGCGCATGGCTCTCCTGGAGTCCGGCGTGACCCTCATGGACCCAGCCACCGTGTATGCAGATGAGGGCGTTCGAGCAGGCCGCGACACCATCATCGGCCCCGGTGTACTGCTCCTGGGCGACACGGTGATCGGCGAAGACTGCGAGATCGGCCCGTACGCCCAACTTCGCGACTGCAAACTGGGCAACGGGGTCAAGGTCTTCCAGGGGGCGGTGGTTACAGACAGCGTCATCGCCGACCACTGCATCGTTGGCCCATACTGCAACATTCGCAGCAATTCGGAGGTGGGCACTGGATCCCACGTGGGCAGCTTTGTGGAAGTGGTGCGCGGAAAGCTGGGACCCGGCGTGAAGAACCTGCACTTCGGCTACCTTGGCGATGCGGAGATCAAAGCCGGGGTGAACATCGGCGCAGGAACGATCACCTGCAACTTCGACGGCGTGAACAAGCACCACACGGTCATCGAGGAGAACGCGTTCATCGGCAGCGACTCGGTACTGATCGCGCCGGTGAACATCGGCGAGGGGGCCTTCGTGGCCGCTGGCTCGGTCATCACAGATGATGTTCCGCCCGGAGGCCTTGGCATCGCGCGCGGCCGGCAGTCGAACAAGGAAAACTGGACGCACCCGGCATTGCGGCCGCAGGATGAAGAGCAAGAGCCTGAGAGCTGA
- a CDS encoding thiamine pyrophosphate-dependent dehydrogenase E1 component subunit alpha, with the protein MLLIRAFEEALDGLFGSGVISGTSHFCLGQEACAVGAVAALEPGDLVTSNHRGHGHFIARGGDPARIMAELFGKSTGYSGGRGGSQHMADFSVGFLGSNGITGGMTPIATGAALSQKLLGTGKVVLCFFGDGATGQGAFYEALNMGATWELPIIYLCENNQYAMSTPTVQAFREPSVARRVEGFGVATDTADGNDYFDLRSRVEAAVAPARSGNGATLVEAMTYRMCGHSKSDRCEYRSDEEEAHWASRDPIGLMGERLLQMGVADEARLRELRQMATEEIEQALDYARKSPEPDPVTVSQGLFADFD; encoded by the coding sequence ATGCTTCTGATCCGCGCATTCGAGGAGGCACTGGACGGCCTTTTCGGGTCGGGCGTGATCAGCGGCACCTCCCACTTCTGCCTGGGGCAAGAGGCGTGTGCAGTGGGTGCGGTGGCGGCATTGGAACCGGGCGACCTGGTAACCAGCAATCACCGGGGTCATGGGCACTTCATCGCTCGAGGTGGCGATCCGGCGCGGATCATGGCTGAACTGTTCGGCAAGTCCACCGGGTATTCCGGCGGACGCGGCGGCAGCCAGCACATGGCCGATTTCTCCGTGGGTTTCCTGGGCTCGAACGGAATTACCGGGGGCATGACGCCCATCGCCACCGGCGCCGCGCTAAGCCAGAAGCTTCTCGGGACCGGGAAGGTCGTGCTCTGCTTCTTCGGCGACGGCGCCACCGGTCAGGGAGCTTTCTACGAAGCCCTGAACATGGGGGCAACGTGGGAGCTGCCCATCATCTACCTGTGCGAAAATAACCAGTACGCCATGAGCACCCCCACTGTCCAGGCATTCCGTGAGCCCAGTGTTGCACGGCGTGTCGAGGGATTTGGGGTAGCCACAGACACCGCCGACGGCAATGATTACTTCGACCTGCGCAGTCGCGTCGAAGCGGCGGTCGCCCCGGCACGGTCGGGCAATGGCGCCACATTAGTGGAAGCCATGACCTATCGCATGTGCGGCCACTCCAAGAGCGACCGATGCGAGTACCGCAGCGACGAGGAAGAAGCGCACTGGGCTTCGCGCGACCCGATCGGCCTTATGGGCGAGCGCCTGCTACAGATGGGAGTGGCCGACGAGGCACGTCTGCGTGAGCTGCGGCAGATGGCGACCGAGGAGATTGAGCAGGCACTGGACTATGCCCGAAAGTCTCCGGAGCCCGATCCCGTGACCGTCTCTCAGGGCCTGTTCGCGGATTTCGACTGA
- a CDS encoding DUF3179 domain-containing protein yields MKATIKPHTDWLWGVSGALFTLALVLAWVGRAAGILDETAPQVAAPVTVPAPAAVAEDPWRPIADKPLNGWLPASRYDPTPFFDVRKCLARPGEILDMPPGVDDIPAIDAPCYIPGDEVSWLGPLDEIIGISSGGEAHCLPLSVLVWHQLVNDTIDGRSVGIMYDPVSGAALGFSRKGNEESILFGISGKAWRGAALIYDRNERRLWHPITGLCVSGQGTETGARLLHVQVTRTTWAHWRRMHRKTLVLSRNTGLSRPYGLDPYAALAEDETLVPIADKSALRGIPPKTLVLGVRTGKVEVAFIPPASGDRREFRAAVGSLRPKITWDPRPGSRQFAASLPSSADSAQFTCYWFAWVAAYPNTQVFRIH; encoded by the coding sequence GTGAAGGCGACGATCAAGCCGCACACAGACTGGCTGTGGGGAGTGTCGGGCGCTTTGTTCACGCTTGCCCTGGTGCTTGCGTGGGTGGGCCGGGCCGCAGGGATTCTGGATGAGACCGCGCCGCAGGTCGCAGCTCCTGTGACCGTGCCCGCGCCTGCAGCGGTAGCCGAAGACCCCTGGCGCCCGATCGCCGACAAGCCCTTGAACGGTTGGCTACCGGCCTCGCGCTACGATCCCACCCCCTTCTTCGACGTGCGCAAGTGCCTGGCACGGCCCGGCGAGATCCTGGACATGCCGCCGGGAGTGGATGACATCCCGGCGATCGACGCACCCTGCTACATACCGGGCGATGAGGTCTCATGGCTTGGCCCGCTGGATGAGATTATTGGGATTAGTTCCGGGGGGGAAGCACATTGTCTTCCTCTCTCGGTCCTGGTCTGGCATCAGCTTGTGAATGACACCATCGACGGGCGTTCGGTGGGGATAATGTACGACCCGGTGAGTGGTGCGGCGCTGGGGTTCTCGCGCAAGGGCAATGAAGAAAGCATCCTCTTCGGCATTTCCGGCAAGGCCTGGCGTGGCGCGGCACTCATCTACGACCGCAACGAGCGCCGCCTTTGGCACCCCATCACCGGACTGTGCGTGAGCGGGCAAGGCACCGAGACAGGGGCGCGCCTGCTGCACGTCCAGGTCACCCGCACCACCTGGGCGCACTGGCGGCGGATGCACCGCAAGACCCTGGTGTTGTCGCGAAACACCGGGCTCAGCAGGCCTTACGGTCTGGACCCCTATGCGGCGCTTGCAGAGGATGAGACGCTGGTACCTATCGCAGATAAGTCAGCGCTGCGCGGCATACCGCCGAAAACACTGGTTCTTGGGGTGCGCACGGGGAAGGTGGAAGTCGCTTTCATTCCCCCAGCGTCGGGCGACCGGCGCGAGTTCCGGGCAGCGGTGGGCAGCCTGCGGCCCAAGATTACCTGGGATCCGCGACCGGGCTCCCGGCAGTTCGCTGCCTCTCTTCCGTCGTCGGCTGATTCAGCCCAATTCACGTGCTATTGGTTCGCCTGGGTGGCCGCGTACCCGAACACCCAGGTGTTCCGGATTCACTGA
- a CDS encoding Ig-like domain-containing protein, producing MTRTQLGLIIAASIAVPLIWGCGGGGDATPLTSITVSPDMFTARVGDEVYLTASGKYANNTERYITRQVAWNSSAPGTATVSNLGLFSALSPGPVDISASLAGISSNVARVTIVPVPALPSASYMPLALNNQWSYTGTAVTTGVANTTQTTTLTVLVSGQVVRDGTVWYELIARGTTGAAPNHVYWRHDPEGLVRWDANGTLPVKFLDAHPQAGMKWADPEDPAITFEVVSTTEQVIVPAGTYDNCVRILETDTYWDPPDYKHAWFKAGVGLVQTRHYAGQDLVSEQRLKRVDWGL from the coding sequence TTGACACGCACGCAGCTTGGGCTCATCATCGCAGCATCGATCGCAGTGCCACTCATCTGGGGTTGCGGCGGCGGAGGTGACGCTACCCCGCTCACCTCAATCACCGTCTCGCCCGACATGTTCACCGCGCGCGTCGGAGACGAAGTCTACCTCACGGCCAGCGGCAAGTATGCGAACAATACCGAGCGCTACATAACCCGACAGGTTGCCTGGAACTCCAGCGCACCTGGCACTGCCACCGTGAGCAACCTGGGGCTGTTCAGCGCGCTGTCGCCCGGACCGGTGGACATCTCGGCAAGCCTTGCGGGTATTAGCAGCAATGTTGCGCGGGTCACCATCGTCCCGGTTCCTGCCCTACCCAGCGCCTCATACATGCCGCTGGCGCTGAACAACCAGTGGAGTTACACCGGCACCGCGGTGACGACCGGCGTTGCCAATACTACTCAGACCACCACTCTGACCGTCCTTGTCAGTGGTCAGGTGGTCCGAGATGGAACCGTCTGGTATGAGTTGATCGCTCGCGGCACAACTGGTGCCGCGCCGAACCATGTCTACTGGCGGCACGATCCGGAAGGCCTGGTGCGGTGGGATGCAAACGGCACCCTGCCCGTCAAGTTCCTGGATGCTCACCCGCAGGCAGGCATGAAATGGGCCGACCCGGAGGACCCGGCGATTACCTTCGAAGTGGTCTCAACCACAGAGCAGGTCATCGTTCCTGCCGGCACTTACGACAACTGCGTGCGCATTCTCGAGACCGACACCTACTGGGATCCGCCTGACTACAAGCATGCTTGGTTCAAAGCCGGCGTGGGGCTCGTGCAGACCCGTCACTACGCGGGACAGGACCTGGTGAGTGAACAGCGGCTGAAAAGGGTAGACTGGGGTTTGTGA
- a CDS encoding alpha-ketoacid dehydrogenase subunit beta, translated as MPELFYSHAIRRAIEEEMHRDSSVILLGEDIAEYGGAFKLTEGIVDQFGPERVRNTPISEGGFVGVAIGAALTGLRPVVEIMFMDFITLAMDQLANHAAKFRYQFGDQARIPLVLRTPSGAGRGYGPTHSQSLERWLISTPGLVVAAPATPADACGMLKSAIRCNDPVIFLESKILYGRRGEVPQEEFTVPLGEAKVVREGDDVTLVAYSRMTEEALKASEALAKHGVEAAVVDLRTLAPLDMETVVDQVSASGRVVVVEEGCMTGGVCAEIIARIIEECYDVLEAPPKRVASLDIPMPASPVLEAVAVPDWQDIARAAAAVVRY; from the coding sequence ATGCCCGAGCTGTTCTACTCACACGCAATCCGCCGGGCCATCGAAGAAGAAATGCATCGGGATTCTTCCGTGATCCTGCTGGGGGAGGACATCGCGGAATATGGCGGAGCGTTCAAGCTCACCGAAGGCATCGTCGACCAGTTCGGGCCTGAGCGTGTGCGCAACACACCGATCTCCGAAGGCGGCTTCGTGGGCGTTGCGATCGGTGCCGCGCTGACTGGGTTGCGTCCTGTTGTCGAGATTATGTTCATGGACTTCATCACGCTGGCCATGGACCAGCTCGCGAACCATGCGGCCAAGTTCCGCTACCAGTTCGGCGACCAGGCGCGCATCCCGCTCGTGCTCAGAACGCCCTCCGGGGCCGGTCGGGGCTACGGACCCACCCACTCCCAGTCGTTGGAACGCTGGCTGATATCCACACCCGGCCTGGTTGTGGCTGCTCCGGCGACCCCGGCGGACGCCTGCGGAATGCTCAAGAGCGCGATCCGCTGCAATGATCCCGTCATCTTTCTGGAAAGCAAGATCCTCTACGGCCGCAGGGGCGAGGTGCCGCAAGAGGAGTTCACCGTTCCCCTGGGCGAGGCCAAAGTGGTGCGCGAGGGCGATGATGTCACTCTTGTGGCATACTCACGCATGACCGAGGAGGCATTGAAAGCATCGGAAGCACTGGCGAAACACGGGGTCGAGGCCGCAGTGGTGGACTTGCGGACACTTGCACCGCTGGACATGGAGACGGTTGTGGATCAGGTGTCGGCATCCGGGCGCGTGGTGGTGGTCGAGGAGGGCTGCATGACTGGCGGCGTGTGCGCGGAGATCATCGCGCGGATCATCGAGGAGTGCTACGATGTGCTGGAGGCTCCGCCGAAAAGAGTGGCTTCGCTGGACATCCCAATGCCCGCCAGTCCGGTGCTGGAAGCAGTCGCGGTGCCTGACTGGCAGGACATCGCGCGTGCGGCAGCCGCCGTAGTCCGCTACTGA
- the rfbB gene encoding dTDP-glucose 4,6-dehydratase, producing the protein MRYLVTGGAGFIGSNLVDHLLATRPDAEVTVLDILTYAGSEENLAQARECPRFRFMRGDVCDVKTAELACEEADVVIHAAAESHVDRSILSAEEAARTNFMGTFTMLEAARRMGVERFLYVSTDEVYGSRMQGRFVEYDALNPRNPYSAAKAGADRMAHAYFVTYGLPVLITRPSNNYGPRQFPEKLVPLFTWKALRDEPLPVYGDGMQMRDWLHISDHCRAIDAVLDRGIPGEAYNIPGYNERHNMDTIRVILDELGKPESLIRHVEDRPGHDPRYPLNGDKIAGLGWTAQVPWEEGLRATVRWYAEHIDWLERAVARGEDFHRKWYAGRE; encoded by the coding sequence ATGCGGTATCTCGTCACCGGCGGCGCGGGTTTCATCGGCTCTAATCTCGTGGACCATCTCCTGGCCACCCGCCCGGACGCAGAGGTCACGGTGCTTGACATCCTCACGTACGCGGGCAGCGAGGAGAATCTCGCGCAGGCCCGGGAATGCCCACGTTTCCGCTTCATGCGCGGCGATGTCTGCGATGTAAAGACGGCCGAGCTGGCCTGCGAGGAAGCCGATGTGGTCATCCACGCCGCCGCCGAGTCTCATGTGGACCGCAGCATTCTGTCGGCGGAAGAAGCCGCGCGCACCAATTTCATGGGCACCTTCACCATGCTCGAAGCGGCGCGGCGCATGGGTGTGGAGCGCTTCCTGTATGTTTCCACCGATGAAGTCTACGGCAGCCGGATGCAGGGGCGGTTCGTGGAATACGATGCCCTGAACCCGCGCAACCCGTACAGCGCTGCGAAAGCCGGGGCCGACCGCATGGCCCACGCGTACTTCGTCACCTACGGCCTGCCGGTGCTTATCACGCGGCCATCCAACAACTACGGCCCGCGGCAATTCCCCGAGAAACTGGTGCCACTGTTCACCTGGAAAGCCCTGCGAGACGAGCCGCTTCCCGTCTACGGTGACGGCATGCAGATGCGCGACTGGCTCCATATAAGCGACCACTGCCGGGCCATCGATGCCGTGCTGGACCGCGGGATTCCCGGCGAGGCGTATAACATCCCCGGCTACAATGAGCGGCACAACATGGACACCATCCGGGTGATACTGGACGAGCTCGGCAAGCCGGAAAGCCTGATCCGCCACGTTGAGGACAGACCGGGGCATGACCCGCGGTACCCGCTGAACGGAGACAAGATCGCGGGGCTCGGGTGGACGGCTCAGGTCCCGTGGGAAGAGGGCCTGCGGGCCACGGTGCGGTGGTACGCGGAGCATATTGACTGGCTGGAGCGTGCGGTTGCACGGGGCGAGGATTTCCACCGGAAGTGGTACGCGGGGAGGGAATGA